One region of Deinococcus koreensis genomic DNA includes:
- a CDS encoding ABC transporter ATP-binding protein has translation MSGPGLQAVTAPQATLPLVDIRQVGKVYETGDLVFEALRGVSVQIAQGEMLALMGPSGSGKTTLMQIIGLLDRPSAGQYLLGGRDVTTLSENERAGARNLEIGFVFQAFHLLPRLNLLENVEVPLTYAGVPPRERRARALDVLERVGLGDKARSLPSQISGGQKQRVAIARALAGRPRLLLADEPTGNLDTRTSGEVMALFSDLHREGTTVVLVTHEADIGAYAERVIRVRDGLIESDTRQTPVHSMPHVGMSVPS, from the coding sequence ATGAGCGGGCCCGGCCTTCAGGCCGTGACGGCGCCACAGGCGACCCTGCCGTTGGTGGACATCCGGCAGGTCGGCAAGGTCTACGAGACCGGCGACCTCGTCTTCGAGGCCCTGCGGGGCGTCTCCGTACAGATCGCGCAGGGGGAGATGCTCGCGCTGATGGGGCCGTCGGGCTCGGGCAAGACCACGCTGATGCAGATCATCGGGCTGCTCGACCGGCCCAGTGCGGGGCAGTACCTGCTGGGCGGGCGCGACGTGACCACCCTGAGCGAGAACGAGCGGGCAGGCGCGCGCAACCTCGAGATCGGGTTCGTCTTCCAGGCGTTCCACCTGCTGCCGCGCCTGAACCTGCTGGAGAACGTCGAGGTGCCCCTGACCTACGCGGGCGTGCCGCCCCGTGAGCGCCGGGCCCGGGCGCTGGACGTGCTGGAGCGGGTCGGGCTGGGCGACAAGGCGCGCAGCCTGCCCAGCCAGATCAGCGGCGGGCAGAAGCAGCGCGTGGCGATCGCCCGCGCCCTGGCCGGCCGCCCGAGGCTGCTGCTGGCCGACGAGCCCACCGGCAACCTCGACACCCGCACCAGTGGGGAGGTGATGGCGCTGTTCAGCGACCTGCACCGCGAGGGCACCACCGTCGTGCTGGTCACCCACGAGGCTGATATCGGCGCCTACGCCGAGCGCGTCATCCGGGTGCGCGATGGTCTGATCGAGAGCGACACCCGCCAGACGCCCGTGCATTCCATGCCCCACGTCGGGATGAGCGTGCCCTCATGA